A stretch of the Bacillus anthracis str. Vollum genome encodes the following:
- a CDS encoding class I SAM-dependent methyltransferase, which translates to MDTTQQNSNAWDKKVEEGSRYTQPVSSEVIEKSKSGEWEITVTTEKSVPRDWFPKSLNGLKILCLASGGGQQAPVLAAAGADVTVTDISKKQLEQDEKVAKRDGLTLKTVQGDMTDLSDFEDEYFDIVVNPVSNLFVKDVHLVWNEVSRVLKNKGILISGFTNPLLWIFDDNQEQKGILDVKHSIPSSTLDYLPEDEVQDYIDSNQTIEYAHTLEDQIQGQIEAGFIITGFYEDDFGGTRILDKHIKTFIATKAIKLKVD; encoded by the coding sequence ATGGATACTACACAACAAAACAGTAATGCATGGGATAAGAAGGTTGAAGAAGGTTCTAGATACACGCAACCTGTAAGTAGTGAGGTTATTGAGAAAAGCAAATCAGGTGAATGGGAGATTACAGTGACTACGGAAAAATCAGTTCCTAGAGATTGGTTTCCAAAGTCATTAAATGGATTAAAGATACTTTGCTTAGCATCAGGTGGCGGACAACAAGCACCAGTTCTAGCTGCTGCTGGAGCAGATGTAACAGTTACTGATATATCCAAGAAGCAATTGGAACAAGATGAAAAGGTAGCAAAACGAGATGGTTTAACTTTAAAAACAGTACAAGGAGATATGACAGACCTTAGTGATTTTGAGGATGAATATTTTGATATTGTTGTAAATCCTGTTTCTAATTTATTTGTAAAAGATGTTCATCTTGTATGGAATGAAGTTTCAAGGGTCTTAAAGAATAAAGGTATTCTCATTTCTGGATTTACAAATCCGTTACTATGGATTTTTGATGATAATCAAGAACAAAAAGGAATTCTTGATGTAAAACATTCAATCCCTTCATCGACATTGGATTATTTACCAGAGGATGAAGTTCAAGATTACATCGATTCAAATCAAACAATAGAATATGCGCATACACTAGAAGATCAAATCCAAGGCCAAATTGAAGCGGGTTTTATTATAACAGGTTTTTATGAGGATGATTTTGGTGGAACAAGGATATTAGATAAGCATATTAAAACATTTATTGCTACAAAAGCTATAAAGTTAAAGGTTGATTAA